A part of Candidatus Zixiibacteriota bacterium genomic DNA contains:
- a CDS encoding NAD(P) transhydrogenase subunit alpha, with the protein MADLLLMLTVFVVAFGVGYLLISRVPPLLHTPLMSMTNAVSAVTILGAILLFTVPSGTGLRLVGMLALVTAAFNLIGGFVITDRMTRLFKTHEDPHVKGEDR; encoded by the coding sequence GTGGCTGATCTACTACTGATGCTGACCGTGTTTGTCGTGGCGTTCGGAGTGGGCTATTTGCTCATATCGCGGGTTCCTCCGCTGCTGCACACGCCGCTGATGTCGATGACGAATGCGGTATCGGCCGTGACGATCCTGGGCGCCATCCTGTTGTTCACGGTGCCGTCGGGAACGGGTTTGAGGCTTGTCGGCATGCTTGCGCTTGTGACGGCAGCTTTCAACCTGATCGGCGGATTCGTGATCACGGACCGGATGACGCGTCTGTTCAAGACGCACGAGGATCCACACGTGAAAGGCGAGGACCGTTAA
- a CDS encoding NAD(P) transhydrogenase subunit alpha: MRIAIPKEILHAERRVAAIPETVEKFRKLGYEVAVQSGAGAGIFVTDAAYEKAGAEIVSKVEDLFSKADVILKVKQPIFNEEVGKHEVDMMPSSAILVTFLHPASPDSHEMVRKLAARGICSFTMDGIPRISRAQRMDALTSMSTVAGYRAVLDAAEYLPRFLPMVGTAIGAIKPATVLVIGAGVAGLQSIATAKRLGAVVKAWDIRESARQEASSLNAKVEGFDVPAELAIAEGGYAKQLPDSWLKKEQKAIRDMAHEVDIMVLSALVPGSLAPTIVTEEAVACMKPGSVIIDISIDQGGNCELTKPGQDVVKHDVRVCGVQNLPGRMPMQSSWLYANNMYYYIENLFKKGSRTPDLADEIVQASLVTKDGSIVYGPALEAMHETVAAK, from the coding sequence ATGCGTATAGCCATTCCCAAAGAGATTCTGCATGCCGAAAGACGCGTTGCAGCCATTCCGGAGACAGTGGAGAAGTTTCGCAAGCTGGGATATGAGGTAGCGGTGCAGTCGGGAGCGGGAGCGGGTATTTTCGTGACCGATGCGGCCTACGAGAAAGCCGGTGCCGAGATTGTATCGAAGGTTGAGGATCTGTTCAGCAAGGCTGACGTGATCCTGAAGGTGAAGCAGCCGATTTTCAACGAGGAAGTCGGGAAGCACGAAGTGGACATGATGCCTTCGTCAGCTATCCTGGTGACCTTTTTGCATCCGGCCTCACCGGACAGCCATGAGATGGTCCGCAAGCTTGCCGCTCGCGGCATCTGTTCGTTCACGATGGATGGTATCCCCCGGATATCGCGCGCGCAGCGCATGGATGCGTTGACCTCGATGAGTACGGTGGCCGGTTATCGGGCGGTGCTCGACGCGGCCGAGTATCTTCCGCGGTTCCTTCCGATGGTGGGGACGGCGATCGGCGCGATAAAGCCCGCGACGGTACTGGTGATCGGCGCCGGCGTTGCGGGGTTGCAGTCCATTGCGACGGCCAAGCGACTCGGTGCGGTCGTCAAGGCATGGGACATCCGGGAGTCGGCCCGACAGGAAGCGTCCAGTCTCAACGCGAAGGTCGAGGGTTTCGATGTTCCGGCCGAGCTGGCGATTGCCGAGGGCGGCTATGCGAAGCAGCTTCCCGACTCCTGGCTGAAGAAGGAGCAGAAAGCGATTCGGGACATGGCCCATGAGGTCGACATCATGGTTCTGTCGGCCCTCGTTCCCGGTTCACTGGCTCCCACCATCGTGACCGAGGAGGCGGTGGCGTGTATGAAGCCGGGTTCCGTGATCATCGACATCTCCATCGACCAGGGCGGGAACTGCGAACTCACGAAGCCGGGACAGGACGTGGTCAAGCACGACGTTCGCGTGTGCGGCGTGCAGAACCTTCCGGGTCGTATGCCGATGCAGTCGTCGTGGCTTTACGCCAACAACATGTACTACTACATCGAGAACCTGTTCAAGAAGGGATCCCGGACGCCCGATCTCGCCGACGAAATCGTCCAAGCGTCGCTCGTTACCAAAGACGGCAGCATTGTCTACGGGCCCGCGCTTGAGGCTATGCATGAAACCGTGGCGGCGAAGTAA
- a CDS encoding GTP pyrophosphokinase family protein yields the protein MDSINRSRETYFLDKLLDQTFGEEASEQIRAFLSTEHIYVSATREIVTKLENLNDEFKYSQHHNPIHQVTARVKTPRRIVEKLARKGHEMTLASARQNIHDIAGVRVICSYVDDLYLVATLLTSQSDIELIREIDYIKNPKPNGYRSLHLIIAVPVFMSSGPESVKVEIQLRTIAMDFWASLEHELAYRLADKQTEQITRELKDCADVISATDMRMQKLYNAVIQSGLG from the coding sequence ATGGACTCTATCAATCGCTCCAGAGAGACTTACTTTCTAGATAAGCTGTTGGATCAAACGTTCGGTGAGGAAGCCTCGGAGCAGATCCGCGCGTTTTTGTCAACAGAACACATCTACGTATCGGCGACCCGCGAGATAGTGACCAAGCTGGAGAATCTCAACGACGAGTTCAAGTACAGCCAGCATCACAACCCGATCCATCAGGTCACGGCGCGCGTGAAGACCCCCAGGCGGATAGTGGAGAAGCTGGCTAGAAAGGGCCACGAAATGACCCTGGCGTCGGCTCGGCAGAACATCCACGACATCGCAGGAGTCCGCGTGATTTGTTCGTATGTCGACGATCTGTATCTGGTGGCCACCTTGTTAACATCGCAGAGCGATATCGAGTTGATTCGGGAAATAGACTACATCAAGAACCCAAAGCCTAACGGTTATCGCAGCCTGCATCTGATTATTGCCGTACCTGTATTCATGTCATCAGGCCCCGAGTCGGTCAAAGTCGAGATTCAACTCCGCACCATTGCCATGGATTTCTGGGCGTCGCTGGAGCATGAGTTGGCGTATCGTCTTGCTGACAAACAGACAGAGCAGATCACCAGGGAGTTGAAAGACTGCGCCGACGTGATTTCGGCGACCGATATGCGGATGCAGAAGCTATACAACGCGGTTATTCAGTCCGGACTTGGGTAG
- a CDS encoding MBL fold metallo-hydrolase produces the protein MALKAVLSIAVVIASISWATTRVGAAQNSGTAQVIDSNTSSSIRSLLQQPLGNDEAYVWYLLHCGYAVRTGTKLLIFDYVRSTRDFPDTISVPSLATGRINPAEIGDLDVYVFVTHSHEDHFDSIILNWQKEVDRVTYIFGWQATDDTSHYHLVGPRASLQIGNMDIYTINCLSGVPEVAYLIRTDGLTIFFQGDYKTDSIADLDYLLEQCDSVDMAFLGSHTRRWGEASTRILKIMARLKPEVVFPMHYGGREQAYKEFFEECKENGLEYLIECPEKPGDMFRYPRSSAP, from the coding sequence ATGGCCCTGAAGGCTGTTCTCTCTATTGCTGTCGTTATAGCCAGCATCTCTTGGGCTACGACCCGGGTCGGGGCAGCCCAAAACTCCGGCACTGCACAAGTCATTGATTCCAACACTTCCAGCTCGATCCGGTCGCTGCTTCAGCAACCACTGGGGAACGATGAGGCATATGTTTGGTATCTTCTTCACTGCGGCTATGCGGTCAGAACCGGGACTAAACTGCTGATTTTTGACTACGTGCGCTCGACGCGCGACTTCCCGGATACTATATCAGTGCCATCGCTGGCAACCGGGCGAATCAACCCAGCCGAAATCGGAGACCTGGACGTATATGTATTCGTTACCCACAGCCATGAAGATCACTTTGACTCGATCATTCTCAACTGGCAGAAGGAAGTCGACCGAGTGACCTACATCTTCGGATGGCAGGCCACTGATGACACCAGTCATTACCATCTTGTCGGTCCGAGGGCGTCGCTTCAAATCGGCAATATGGATATATATACAATCAACTGCCTGTCGGGCGTCCCGGAAGTGGCGTATCTGATCAGAACCGACGGCCTGACCATTTTCTTTCAAGGTGACTATAAGACCGATTCGATAGCCGACCTTGATTACTTGCTAGAACAATGCGACTCCGTAGACATGGCCTTTCTTGGGTCGCATACACGACGGTGGGGCGAGGCTTCGACGAGAATATTGAAAATAATGGCGAGACTGAAACCTGAAGTCGTTTTTCCGATGCATTATGGTGGGAGAGAGCAAGCCTATAAAGAATTTTTTGAAGAGTGCAAAGAAAATGGACTTGAATACCTCATTGAATGCCCGGAGAAACCCGGTGACATGTTTCGGTATCCCCGCAGCAGTGCGCCTTGA
- a CDS encoding MBL fold metallo-hydrolase: MGQNLDGKIAFYSPRNGRDDIFIMNADGSNVELVTKGKDGGKCPDISPDGTRIVFVSLRDGNSDLYLLDLVSGTEQRLTSLPSVERQPKWSPDGGQITFQSDRDGNYEIHVMDADGTNWQRLTNNEAEELWPNWSPDGRQISFSSNRDGNWEVYVVNTDGSGLRRLTTSDLDETGVSWSPDGTRLAFRSGPARQFQGDIHVMNVDGTHEITLTDFDGVEENPVWSPDGRQIAFQTMKDGNFEIYAMDADGSNLRNLINHPANDYWPSWVSPSSGSHTGKCLPASAVELHILYDNNSHNDRMSPAHGFSCLIEAGNETLLLDAGGDGELLVSNMAAGGYNPQEIDMIAVTHCHADHIGGLPSVMRASQRQAKLFLPCGGSSGNIAGRALSTIDSATNLAGDVIYVETPTSLCAGVTTTGPVGNGIHEEGLIIHTDAGAVLITGCAHPGIERIVHRISELTEEPILLVMGGFHLAAESQEMIDVLATKLEGLVKYIGPCHCSGDLARERFKNRFGNRCLDLGVGSTLKISDLITNNEH, encoded by the coding sequence ATGGGTCAGAATCTTGATGGCAAGATCGCATTTTATTCGCCACGAAACGGTCGCGACGATATTTTTATCATGAACGCCGACGGAAGCAACGTTGAGCTGGTTACAAAGGGTAAGGACGGAGGGAAGTGTCCGGATATCTCGCCTGATGGAACACGCATTGTTTTCGTCTCTCTCCGCGATGGCAACTCAGACCTCTATCTGCTGGATCTTGTTTCCGGGACCGAACAGCGTCTGACCAGTCTGCCAAGCGTTGAGCGCCAGCCCAAATGGTCGCCCGATGGCGGGCAAATAACCTTTCAGTCGGATCGTGATGGCAATTACGAAATACACGTCATGGATGCCGACGGCACCAACTGGCAACGTCTCACTAACAATGAGGCCGAAGAGCTTTGGCCAAACTGGTCACCGGACGGAAGGCAGATCAGCTTCAGCTCCAACCGTGACGGCAATTGGGAAGTCTATGTTGTTAACACCGACGGAAGCGGTCTCCGCAGGCTGACAACCTCGGATCTTGATGAAACCGGTGTTTCATGGTCACCCGACGGCACCCGGCTGGCTTTCCGCAGTGGCCCGGCACGGCAATTTCAGGGTGACATACACGTTATGAATGTTGACGGCACTCATGAAATTACGCTGACCGACTTTGACGGTGTGGAGGAAAATCCGGTCTGGTCTCCCGATGGAAGACAAATCGCCTTTCAAACCATGAAGGACGGCAATTTCGAAATCTACGCAATGGACGCCGATGGTTCAAATCTGAGGAATCTGATCAACCACCCGGCGAATGATTACTGGCCTTCGTGGGTGTCACCGTCGTCCGGATCGCACACAGGAAAGTGTCTCCCAGCGAGTGCAGTCGAATTGCATATCCTATATGACAACAACTCTCACAACGACCGTATGTCACCGGCACATGGTTTCTCTTGCTTGATCGAAGCCGGCAACGAAACTCTGTTGCTCGATGCCGGGGGGGACGGTGAACTGCTGGTGTCGAATATGGCGGCCGGCGGATATAATCCGCAGGAGATTGACATGATAGCGGTTACTCACTGCCACGCCGACCATATCGGGGGACTGCCGTCCGTGATGCGTGCTTCGCAGCGGCAGGCAAAGTTGTTCCTCCCCTGTGGCGGATCGTCCGGCAACATTGCCGGCCGAGCTCTGTCAACGATCGACTCTGCTACGAATCTTGCAGGCGATGTTATCTACGTTGAAACGCCGACATCTCTTTGTGCCGGAGTCACAACTACTGGACCGGTAGGAAATGGAATTCATGAAGAAGGTCTCATCATCCACACCGACGCTGGGGCAGTGCTTATCACTGGATGTGCACACCCTGGAATTGAACGGATTGTGCACAGGATCTCGGAATTGACAGAAGAGCCGATCCTGCTGGTTATGGGTGGGTTCCACCTCGCCGCCGAATCGCAAGAAATGATTGACGTTCTGGCAACGAAATTGGAGGGCCTGGTGAAGTACATTGGCCCCTGTCACTGCTCGGGGGATCTGGCACGAGAGCGTTTTAAGAACCGGTTCGGCAATCGGTGCCTGGATCTGGGAGTCGGAAGCACACTCAAGATATCCGACCTGATCACCAACAACGAACACTGA
- a CDS encoding serine hydrolase domain-containing protein — protein MSDRLPSITCSSHTAGLGDYWTDTYERAWDSISQVEQMMPFVHVDTPTFAPGTKFQYSNSGFILAGAIIQKMASADYFDYVREHIYRPLGMTETDSYLKLSSDTTLAEPLSKGKTGWVEASHGLRGSSAGGGYSTPRDMLRFMRGLKNGTVLKESSVAEMITPKNSGLEDKFPYGYGFTLGLKGQRVVSYGHGGQAPGINFEARYFPEVDVTFIIFSNQDSGAYDDLKKNIEKLITGDR, from the coding sequence TTGTCAGATCGGCTACCGTCCATCACTTGCTCTTCTCATACGGCCGGGCTCGGCGATTACTGGACTGATACGTATGAGCGGGCCTGGGACAGTATCTCTCAAGTCGAGCAGATGATGCCGTTTGTTCACGTCGATACACCCACCTTTGCTCCCGGCACGAAGTTCCAATACAGCAATTCGGGATTCATACTTGCAGGAGCCATTATCCAGAAGATGGCATCGGCTGATTACTTCGACTATGTTCGAGAACATATTTATCGGCCGCTTGGGATGACCGAGACGGATTCGTATTTGAAATTGTCGTCAGACACAACATTGGCTGAGCCTTTGTCGAAGGGGAAGACGGGGTGGGTTGAAGCAAGTCACGGACTTCGCGGAAGTTCAGCTGGGGGTGGTTACTCGACGCCGCGAGACATGCTCAGATTCATGCGTGGGCTGAAGAATGGAACCGTTCTCAAAGAGTCATCAGTGGCAGAGATGATCACACCCAAGAACAGCGGCTTGGAGGACAAATTCCCCTATGGCTACGGTTTCACCTTGGGCTTGAAAGGGCAACGGGTCGTGTCTTATGGTCATGGTGGACAGGCGCCGGGGATCAATTTTGAAGCGCGCTATTTTCCTGAAGTCGATGTCACGTTCATTATCTTCTCGAATCAGGATAGCGGTGCTTACGACGATTTGAAGAAGAACATCGAGAAATTGATTACGGGAGATCGCTAA